GGTGACTTAGAGCAGTGAGTTCAGTTTCAGGATAAAGAGGGTCTGATAATAGTTTCTAACACCTGGGACCACTTTGTAGCATGGTGTGACTGATGGATAGCAACAATCATTCTTCAAAGTGAATTTTGGTATCTGGTCCATGTCTGTATAGAGGAAGGTATGCTGAAATGAATAGGGCGCATTACTTAGTTTGCGAACAACAGGACTAGGCTAGACCAACTAATTCTAGGAATTTCAAAAGCAGGATGTACTTTTTGGGATTTCTACCACTTCCCATTAGTGCTAGTATGTACAGTTGTATGAGTTATACTTAAAGTTAAAATCTATAAATGGAATGCCACGCATCAACACTCATAACGGCAAAACTTTAAAGAGGGTTTTATAAGGTGCATTCATTTCAGGATGTGGTGGCCCCGACACACCAGAAATCATTTCCTGCACTAACCTACACTTCCTACAACCCTACAGAGAATCAAAATGGATCTGAGTCTCAGAAAATTAACACTGTGCACTGTAAGCCACGCCCTTTCCAGCATCGATCCGTTGACTAGTAGAGACTATAGCTGTACCTAACTAAACATCTTAAACCTGCTATATAAGAAGTGATCAGTGTGGACACTGCAGGACTACGACTCAGGCTTGCTTTTCTGGAAGGGCCATGTGGAGCAGAAGACCCATCATGACAACATCATGGCTGCTAAGTAAGCATGTCTGCTTTCTAATTCTTAAGTGTATCTGCCCATAAGGGACAGGACAGCAACCCATTGAGTCCTGCCTAGCAGGAGGCCCACAGAAGTTGTGCACATGAGGTTTTAGGTTGCACTTAGGACCAAACCTGTATATGGCATCTAAGGTGAACGTAGGGCTTTTCCTCTGTGGTGGACATGTTGCTCACCATAGGGTCTAAAACAAACCAGTCATATGTGCCCTTTAAGAGtcataaagtcaaaacaaattcTTACCCAAGTCCTTGGTGGCAATACTTCCTTCGGAACTGAAACGCGTACTGAACAACTTTTTCTACCAGCTTGAACGGCTGCTCGATCTTGGGCTGTATCAAAGGTGTAAAGTGTACCACTCCTACATCAACCTTAATTGAGAACAAACATTATCATATAGCAAAAGGTGATTTAAACTTTTCTCTctagtcctggggatcaaacccagggcttcctgcatgcttgGCAAGCACCCTAACTCCAAGCCTCATCCCTTGCCTTAAACAATTCAGCTTTGCAAACGTTTAGTGTGCCTGTATTTTCTATGGACACATAAGAAGCTAAGTTTTGGATGTCTGCAAAAGTCCCAGGGTGCAATTATGCATGATGGTGTCCACTAGACCTGTGCCTGATGGtcacttcattttaaaatgtggagTTACAATGGCTTTTAAAACTATCTGCATGACTGTCAAGGCTGGTAGGCAGTGAGCATCTCAGCTTATGGATGAGTACAATAAGCTTCGATAGCAGTTTTGACTCTAAGCCGGGATCCCCCAAGGACCGCTTAGTGCTGAACTCTCCAGAAAGGGCTGATTAGGACACTAGCTATTTTCAGTACAGATGCTGATTACTCAGCTGGACTGAATTCATGTGCAGAGTCCACACGGTCCCAGAACTTTCAGTAGCAACTTTACATgcaccagaaggcagaggcaggactgaTATGGAAGACAGAATTTTTAAGATGTCACTGGTGGACAGTGTTTAAGCTGCTACCAGCTATTGCGATCACTTAATTACCAGAAGACTAGCTCTTCAAGTCATATGTGGTAACAGGATTATCTCCGGCCTTTATCCAAAAATGGAGTCATGAGTGAATCACAGAGAATCACTGGAACACAGGAAAAATGCAAAAACAGTGACTTGGGGTCAAACAGTCCTGGCAAGCCCACACAGGGATGCCTGGCAGACCTCTACAGAAGTGGGGGCCTCCAAATGAAGAAAGCACTGGCCCGGGCATTGCTAACTTGCTCCAGAGACTAAGAAGGAACAAAGGCAAACAAAGCACAACAATTTAGGCAGTGTGGGTACTGctgcttttcaaaataaattctatCCTCCAGTCCCATTTAGACTGACATTTTCTCTCAGGTTGATTTGTTTTCCAAAATCCTTGTGGCTTCCTAACTCCTTTAAAATGGCCAGTAACCTATGTAGATTGGGGAGGCGTGGGAATGGGGactgatttgtttttatgtgggaAGAAAGATAAGGGGCTAAGATGTGAGACCTGGAAGAGCAAAGCAGTGAAGATAAGCTCAGCTTGGGTGAATGGCTCCCTAGGGAGCGCAATGATGTGTCCCACAGTCTGTCCTGCCTTCCCAGAGCCAGCTGACCCACAGATCCTTCTCTCCTTGAACACTATTGATCGATCCTGCTGCTAAAGCTCCCATCCATTGTGTATACCAAGTGGATGTAACTGACAGATGTTTGCCCACAGGGACGGTATGGGTGGACACACAAGAATGTCCTACAACAAAAGCGAAACTGCCCATGGGAGCGTCTTTCTACCAAAAAAACCTCCTAAAAGTCACTAAGCTAGACCCCTTTGGTGAAGATCATTGTGGCAAATGGTTGTGGTGAATACGAAGTACAATATTAAATGCTCTTAATAAcattccctcccccatcctctgtCCTTAATAACCTTTAATACCACTTTTCAACTGTGTTCTATAAGTTGCTTTATCTATTCCTCTAGTAAACACATACTTCCTGCAAGTCTCTCTTAGATCTGCACAAAACACAGTTGAGGTGGTTTGTAGTTACAGAGAATAGTAAAGAGGGAGTTGTGGAGATAGGTTGGGGCTTTTAGAAtgtagggagagaagaaaggatgacTCACTTTTAGGGTACTCCTGGAAGGAACAAGGTCTTTAAGTTAGGAAAGAAGACACAGCCAAGATTTACCACAATGACTGTCAAAGAGCCATCTAGTTTCCCACAAACCCTGACATGCCCATCTTCACCATTCATCTTGATTCTCCATGTCTGGGAAGGTCCTAGAGCATCTTGTCATTCTGTGACCCCTGTACCCTACAAGATTGGCACCCGCTGGCATTCCGGCCTCCTTCAGTCATCTCTGCTGTTTTTCTCCCAAATATGAAGTCAACTCTAAGAAGTTCTTTTGTAGTCTCGATGTGCATATTCAATGATCCACTGGTGTCAAAACCCAAACATCAACAAAACAGCATGAGATAAAATTTAGCCTCCATGCAACCTGGAACTATGGAACAGTGTCAAAATACCGTGTGAGGTCCAAATGCTACTAAGATCAAAGGCACAAGTTTGGGGAAGGATGCCAGTCATCTAGCACACAGCTGCCACTTAGAGCAGTATTTGTGGATTTTATCAACTGGCTTCATCCTTGCTGCTTAATCTCTTCCTCTGCGATACAGTCAGTGCTTACAAATACAGGGGCCTACTCATGCTTGCTCTATTTAAATAGCCCTAAAATATTACAGAACTATATCAGCATCCTATGTAAGCTGGCAGACTTCTAGAGTTTGAGTATTATTCTAGTATGGCATTAAGTGGGCATTATATGACAGCCGAAGGAAAATTCCCACTCACAAACAACACTATATGGCAGAACTCTAAAATCCATTGGCAGAGAGCTCAGTTAGCAACTGTCCTGCTTTGGGAGTATCCCTCCTGTTCACCTTCTCTGCTCTTTCCCTCAAAAGCATTTCTTGAAATTACTCTGAGTGATGGAGGCCATTTTCTCTAAAGTGTGGTTGGTAACTATGGTAACAGATATAAAGTGCTTTTTGCTTATAATTGAACACTTATTTAATACAACaaccattatttttttcctcttgaatttCAAATCTATTGagttagaataaaagaaaatcagaaaaaaagacagagaggaaagaaaggaagagaaactagACACACCTAAATACTGTAGCTTCAGTGTGGTTCATTAGTATCACAGACAGGTAGGATAGCtcattgcttccctcctttggatgTTTGCATGGCACCTTCTAGTACTCTGAAAGCTAGTTCAAGGGGGGAGGCTTTCAAGTTAGATACATCTTGGGTACTCCAGGTCTTGTATCTGAAGAGCATGTTATCTTTGGCAATAGGGACTTAACCTTCGACCTCTGAgaagcaaccaagggcaacagcaatagcctatattgttttagAAGTCTCTAGGATGCCCCTAAATAACAACTTGAAAGGGTGGTTATCATGCCCGATATCAAGGTATTTTTGTTAGATGATCAGCATGATCAGACCAAGAGgggaaatttcatttaaactatatattagtgaccagcatggcatgataaccctaaggatgcaatagtggcattaaCATGCTGGTAGTAACCAACAGCGCTCTAAGTGTACTTAAGACCTGCTCaataggagggaaatcatgcttggtactagaaacctagccaacaaTTGGGACTAGTGACATCATGACTATCAGAGTCATTCTGCTAAACCAGCagaattcctaactgcattctaaatatccTTATTCCCACAGTAAGTGTAGCTCCTCACCCTCCAAAGAAATTTCCCTTTGCAACAAAGACAATTGCAGAAAGCCATAACTGGTCAATATGTAAAGAACAATTGATCTTGGGGTTCCCAGCTCCAATTGACACATCTGCAACACAATTCAtgcacctaaggctcaaggaacatctcagaagaggggacagaaatattttgagagccagaggaccaggaaatctgtCATGAGATTATATCTCCTAGGAACAACAGGGAAGTCTCACCCATAATCCCTCAATAATGTGCCTATTGGAACAAGACCTGAAGAACTATACCTCCAATAGGTATGTTAACATGGAAGGGGGGAATCTTATAGCATCCCACCAATACATGAAGAACCAGAGAATGCCAAGAGCAGGAGaaaactggttatccaatacttaGTGGTCAGCCCTgacatcatatacatataaacaacacTCACATGGACCAAACAGATTGTATTTATCTACTAGGTATACTCATGTGCATGTGGAcacacagtgcatgtgtgtgtgcatgcacacgtgtgtaacagtaacaaaaagacaggaGTTTTAGGGGGACTACAGGGATGGGTATACAGGAGGAATTACTGGGAGgtaaaggaaggggaaaatgacataattttagttaaataaaggagaaaaaagtcCCTTGTAGGGAGCTGATGAATGTGTAGAATTTACATGAGGagggccatgtcaaggaccccactGCCTCAGGCTCACAAGTCTTCCCCTGAGTCATGCTTAGAGGAATGGGAAAGCCCTTTTCAGGTCCAAGTAAGAATGTCAACAACTGACCTTTAGTTAAAGCCAATGTGTACAGAAACTGACCAATCAGCTTTTTCCTACCATAGACTTCAACCTGAGACTGCTCCCTACAGACACCCCACCCCAGTGAGATTAGCTAACCACCTTCTCTTACACAATAAACCTGACTCTTACTAATGTCAATACAGACTGGATGCAAAGATGGTAGTTTTGTAATAGACTGAAGGTAACCTTGACTGCACTATTCATACTCAGATTCAATCCTATTTCCTGACCTCATGAAAGAGCCTTTCTTGAATCTATTTCCTGCCCAGTACACCTGCTGCCATTTACTTAGTTGGGttgttttttctgtgtattgCAGCCTCTCAAGAGCTGACTCATTTAAATGCAGCTTCTAATCTGTAGCCAAGGTACAGTGTCACCCACAAACCCCACCAAAACCAAACTTTCTGATAACTTCCATGGCCTTGCTTGCTAGTGGGTTCCAATGTCCTTATTGATGTCCTTCATCCTGATGGATCCTCAGGTTTCCACTCTTAGAGCTGACAGCCTGTCATTCTGTGAGGCTATTACTGGATATTAGGAGCAGGTGATGAGCAGACAGAAGATGAGGCTTGATATGCAGCTGGGACTATGGAGGTGTGTTTATAGAGTACTTAGGTGACAGATTTCAGAAAGACAAGAGAAGCCACTAGTATAAGCCAGGTCAGCACTGaacatcaatgaaacaaaaggtTTTCTTAGATAAATGATAATCGATGAACTACTGTGCTCCAAATGGACTTAGCATGAGTGGAGGCTTAGATGTGAATTGTGAAGTGGccgtaaacacacacacacacacacacacacacacacacacccacccaccctcgTGGTATTAGAATGCATGTTGCAGCAGAAGCTGTCCTGGGCTGGGCCTTGTTTCCATTCCTGCAAATTAGTCCTTTATATCCACAGTTAAACCACTTCACTCTAACTGGGTTTTCTTATCAGCAAAATATAGATTCCCTTTACCTCACAGGTGGTCTGGAAATTAGACGTTACAGCGCCTTAACCATTACACAGTCTCAGCAGTCGGTTCACAAAAGGTGGATATTATTAAAGATGCCAAACCAAGAATTCCAAAATTACTTGAGAAATTCTAGTCCTGTTTAGAAatcattcaattttatttttgatcATTCAAAGCAACTTATAGCTTAACTAACACTTTATATATTGAAAAGCAGTGATGAATTTTTCATCCAAATACTTATTAGACCCCACTATGACTCAGGACCACACCCAGCTCAGGAGCCCTGGTGTGATCAGGTGGACAGAAGACCTTCCCTGTGGCAGGGCTAGGCTGCCACACTGCTGAGTCACAGGAAAGCAGGAGAGGTTCTGAGCTCCTTCAAAGTCAGAAACAAAGCAGTTTGCTGAATGTATATATGTTGTGTACAGAAACAAGGAAGACATTTAGGATCTGAGCCTTGCCCAGTGGGAGGAAATGTCAGctttcacacaaacacagaggtCTTTTGGGGAAGGTAAGGACACTTTACCTATCTTTGAATCAGCTCCTGTCAATTCAGCAGATGGAAACGCAACTTGGGAGCTCACAGAGGTCTTAAGCTAAGGGGATAATATTTCTCTCGAGAGGTCGCTGTGGACTTCAAAGACTTCTCTTTAATATCCACATCAGAGGTTGATAATGTGATGCACTACGTTTCTCAACATGCCCCCACTGAAGCTTCATGCAGCAGGCTGGGAGGACCAAGAGAAGGGTCAAACAGACCAGGCACCAAAGGGAGCATCCTGGCTGCTACTGAAGTAACAGTAATTACAGTTGTTACCACGAGTGCCTACAGTAAACTACACCCCAGGAGACAGCCACAGAATCATCTACACAGCGCCTATAGTAAACTACACTCCAGCAGATATCCACAGAATTGTCTATACAGAGCTTACAGTAAACTACACCCCAGCAAACATCCATAGAACCGTCTACACAGCACCTACAGTAAACTACACCccagcagacagacacagaatcGTCTACATACTGCTACAAGATCAAGTCTTTATTAAAAGACTGCAGACATTACACTATTAAGGGTGAAAAACAGTACCGTGATAAATGCCAAAGTGGGAGAAGATTAAGCAGAACACTAGGAAAGCCCAAACATTTGAAACATGTTTTTCTATTAACTACTTTTAAAGAAACTACAAACATCTAATGTGTcttagcatctgtgtgtttattgggctgtttttttcttgggtgggggcttttttctgttttgtactattcttgtttgttttatgttttatttttatcatcacGTCTGTATTTTTGTAGATGCTGGTTTgtaatgagagaaaaagaaagggtatggatttggGTGGATGGGGAAGTAGGAataatctgggaggagttaagggAGGAATATACTATATGAAAAAAACCTATTTTCAAAAAAGGCTTGTAAAAGTTAAAAATCTAATCAAAGGGTTGCTTTCTTTTGCTCAATGGCTCTGtaatttataacttttaaaattaaaattaagaaaacaaagctaACCTAAAAGGCCACGTGAACTGCATCTGTCTAAATGCTCATGGCCCTAGCGGTTATCTGCCGTGcttcattttatcattttgtacAGTTCCTTCACCTCATCTGATGTCTGAGAGACTCTCAGGGAAGAGACATGTGAGGCAGGACAAATGTAACACAGGGTTTAATGTACCACATTCTACTCAGTCAGAAGCTGGTGCTGGACTTGCTTTaacataaaactttaaagaaaaaaaaatcttctgagTGGTTTTTAGAAGTTAATAATCTTTGGCATCTTAGTCTCACACAAGACAAGGAGCAGCAGAATAAAACATTAGAGTGGCAGTCTCAACTATCCTTTGTAAAGCACAGTCCAGTTAAAAGTACTTTGGATGGCATTCTTTAACTGAGGATATAAAATTGTATCTTCCAACACTGACAAAACGTCGAAATAAATTATAACTCTGTCTAAAGCCAAACATGGAAGAAAAGGAGGCCTTTTGTGAGGACCCAAATAAAACCCGCTCTGTGCGCAGTGGCACAAAAGCATCCCCAGCCTTCAGGTTTCAACAAATCCGTCTTAACAACAACTCCCTCCCTTCCCCGCCTCCCCTTTCTTAATTCTCCCACAGCTGGAAAAATGAGAGCGAGAACCTGGTATTTATCTTCTAGCCTCATCAGCAGTTTCCCCCTCTCATCTCTCAGCAGCCCTTTATTTGTTACTTTCACTCTCGCTTGTGGGCACCTCATGGGCAATGTCAGACCTCAGCACCAGCCTCCTCCATGTGGCTTGTCCTCATCAGACACTGAGATCATCTGGAGTCAACTCAGTGCAGGTAAGACTGTGAGGGCTACTGGCAAAGGTACAGAGAGCGTCTAGATTGTGTAGGCAGCTAAGTACAGAACTGTAGGTATTGCTTCATTTGAATTAGAAGTTATGTATctgccttaaaatatttttggtatGAATAAGTGTTTTCTGGAAAACAGGCTTtaaattttgggaaaaaaaaatggctagaCTTCCTTTTGGCAAGCAGTTCATTACTGGACTTCCCTAGGTTCTGTTCTCCATGGGAAGTGCTCTCCCTGAAGATCCCCAGTCCCATCTGTGCCCCCTTCGCTTTGAGGGACTGCGGCTGTATTTCCTCATCACTATAAACATGGAATTAGGaggttgttttgtcttttaaagccAGTTACAGTGCTAAACAAGGGGTGGGGGTGTTATTTTTACCTACAGCCAACAATGGCCTATTTCTGGCACAGATTTTTAAGACCTTCTGTCACTGCTTCTGAATTATTCAGGGGAGTAAGTTTCGCAGTTGAGCCCTTCTTCTAGATTATGACTGGGAAGGACTCTGGTTACAAGCAGAAAGGATCTTACATTTTCATAAGTTAAACAAATGCTAACCCAGGTAAGGACTGTGCACAACTCCAAATcccttctagttttctttctccaACATATCCTGGGTCAGTCACATGTGGTGTGTGCTGAATCAAGATTTAATTCAAACCATTTTTCAGTTCTTAACTTTTCCTATATCTATAATTTATTTGGAGGAGGAAGATTTAAGCTTTCAATTGTTTAtggattattttcattaaaaacaaagttatttAAAATGATCTACAATGCTAATAAAATTCTGTATCAGATACTACAACTACAATTTGAAGTGTTTAAACTATATGCCCATTTCACAGACATTTTCAGCATAATTAGGGTCTTATGTGGATAACTACATATGCCATGAACCCAACACCGCTTGTGATGCTCACTCAGTAGAACACTATTCTGCAGGTCACTTACGAACCTTTCTCTGAGACAGTAGCATTCTCATCCACTTTGTGCGTTTGcctgcgtgcatgtgtgtgtgtatctatgtctgcatgcatgcagcATGGAGACAAGAGTGCTATTCGGGTGTGTTCTGGCTCCTGTGTGAAGCCTTTTGTTTACttattctcctcctcccccaaacccaattctgtttctttccttagcTTTTGTTAACTGGTTCTCAACTGCACAGAATAGTTCCTGATCTGACCATGCACCACCGTTAACCACTGGGATCTTCTAGGAGAACAGAAGCTGAGTAACATCATGGCCTCAGCAGATCTCCAGCTCCTTGCTTTCATCCTGGCTTTATCTGGGGTCTCTGGAGTACTCACTGCCACTCTGCTGCCCAACTGGAAGGTTAACGCAGAGACAGGCTCCAACATTGTAACTGCTATTGTGCAGGTGCATGGGCTGTGGATGGACTGCACGTGGTACAGCACTGGCATGTTCAGTTGTACCGTGAAATACTCCATCCTGTCTCTACCCATCCATGTGCAGACGGCCAGGGCCACCATGGTCCTGGCCTGCGTTCTTTCTGCTTTGGGGATCTGCACTTCTGTAGTAGGAATGAAATGCACTCACTTAGGAGGggacacacacaccaagaatcAAATCTCCTTTGCTGGAGGAGTCTGCTTTATGACTGCAGGGATCTCTGGCTTGATCCCAACAGTGTGGTACACCAAGGAGATTATAGCAAACTTTCTAGATCTGACCATTCCGAAAAGCAGCAAGTATGAGCCTGGAGGAGCCATCTACATCGGGTTCATTTCGGCGATGCTACTACTCATCTCTGGTATTATTTTCTGCACTTCTTATATAAAAAAGAACCCCAAACCATGGATCTACCCTCCCAAGAATCAACATACCTCTACCTGGCAGCCAGAGAACAGGTTTACATACAACCTGAAGGATTACGTGTAAAGAGCCGTGCCATGAACATGCAATGAGGCTTCTGGGAGCCTGCTTAAACTTTATTAGAACAAAACACACCCATGCCTAACTTCTTTTACAAAGagtacaaaatattaaaaaaaattatgatgtacctaacaatgacaacaaactaccatatatatatatataatatatatatatatatatatatatatctgtcttgaatttctttattttcctattattatattcatgttttatttaaaagaatataattGAAAGAGGCCTGACTATATTAATAAGGTGATGGGTGACAGCATTAATTTGCTTTTAAAGCTGTATTTTAGATTACTTTTTTGTAATTATGAAGTATATAAAATAGCTTCCCTTGGTGTTGATCAGGAATATTGTCTAGTTTGCCCTCTGGTGGGCAATGCCTGAGTAGCTGGCTTCTGTTTTCAAGCCACAGGATGTGGAGGAGACTCCAGCAACAGAGACCAGAACGCACGCAGAGGCTGCCCAAGCcatccacccccagccccagtcTCCATTTTACTTTTTCATATGTGTATAGTATTATAATCTATGCAAACTCAGATTAGATAGAACCAATGCACTGGTAACACTGCTGCAGTACACAAAAGCCAATACAAGCACAAACTAAAATATGGCACTTTTTATGTACAAGCCAACTAAAAAGAGCTCTACCTGCTTTAAATTACCCAAGGACTGCTCTCTCCTCTGCATCTAGAAAACAGATTAAGTTCATTTCTCCAGTCATTTAGATTTACCCCATCCCACTGAATCTCACAGTTAGCACTATTTGACTCGGTTactatgtttttttgagacagagtgttaGATAAGCCAgactgcctcctgtgtgctggggctTAGACACATGTTCCACCATGTTTAGCTTAACTTTTAGCTAAAGTTTAGTACAACTTTTAGGTTGTACTTTTTTCCTCAAATTTTATTCAAGTTAACTCTTCAGTTAATAGaagtaaaataacttttaaagtataAAGAATGTTTTTAAGAATACTTATAAATTATGACTTTTGGACTTTTCATAGGTGCAAAGAAACACTGTAGGGTTTCTAGTAATTTATTTGCTAATTTATGCTTACTGATTGCTCATAAAACAACTGCTAAAGGGAAAAAGATTGTGCAT
This DNA window, taken from Cricetulus griseus strain 17A/GY chromosome 2, alternate assembly CriGri-PICRH-1.0, whole genome shotgun sequence, encodes the following:
- the Cldn20 gene encoding claudin-20, with the protein product MASADLQLLAFILALSGVSGVLTATLLPNWKVNAETGSNIVTAIVQVHGLWMDCTWYSTGMFSCTVKYSILSLPIHVQTARATMVLACVLSALGICTSVVGMKCTHLGGDTHTKNQISFAGGVCFMTAGISGLIPTVWYTKEIIANFLDLTIPKSSKYEPGGAIYIGFISAMLLLISGIIFCTSYIKKNPKPWIYPPKNQHTSTWQPENRFTYNLKDYV